In Acidobacteriota bacterium, the following proteins share a genomic window:
- a CDS encoding TIGR03986 family CRISPR-associated RAMP protein, translated as MSKNKSFNTPRIVGFDPKPIPEQKMAQNSQKGDFHNPYNFIPAPPRDKANGTPLGDSTPAGHDRFVAELYSGKLRVRMTTATPLLVLDAAKAEEVNKDHHKSYPVRLGPDGKPYIPPTSVKGMLRSAFEAVTNSRFGVFHKNSERLAFRMETTEGIFLIPAQIINVTDQLQVKLYTGTSHIGSKDGKDGVPQGPLYAAWLKRYDFSSKAVSKNALIYATKGLPAHGDQVESWIEKFQHYRWDNKKKTHIPDFKYWKVRKIVPQGISPGNAPSSSIAGKKEDRRSFHEPLGEDLIRVSGIVCITNKNIDRKHDERVFFSTNKPELILPLQGNIKDAWKKLIKGYQELHVEELKTGQVGPSALQNSVWSRHIAGNQSETELKSGDLCYARVEKDGNSWKILGLYPVTISRDLHEVSPASLLPESLHPAKVEKEFSPADRVFGWVNQNGQGAYRGQLRVGFVECTTSNALESFINENSSNRTSDPGFPLNILGQPKPQQGRFYIAKNKEGDAQLSGQGTRKTTGYDNASKGLRGRKVYPHHAELPENHWSDPVTDRTQTPTKNASRHDVYQEYRRSSGKEERNNQNRSIQGWVKPQTCFEFDIHLMNLSEVEAGALLWLLNLPKNHYHRLGGGKPFGFGSLRLELIETDLKTGAELSAQYQDLTRLSNQSSTPSLHPEPLIQKFQETVRQAYVKGNTPFEEVGFIAAFLRASQGFSDGLPLHYPRVEAAPLPDGESYKWFTANNRPENRHSLPTLMMDKGLPILPEKKK; from the coding sequence ATGTCAAAAAATAAATCATTTAACACACCACGCATCGTTGGGTTTGATCCTAAACCCATCCCGGAGCAAAAGATGGCACAGAATTCTCAAAAAGGTGACTTCCACAATCCCTACAATTTCATTCCGGCCCCACCCCGAGATAAAGCGAACGGAACGCCGCTTGGGGATAGCACTCCAGCGGGACACGACCGTTTCGTAGCTGAGCTTTATAGTGGAAAACTCCGGGTGCGAATGACGACCGCAACGCCATTGCTCGTTCTGGACGCCGCCAAAGCCGAAGAAGTTAATAAGGATCACCATAAAAGCTACCCGGTGCGCCTTGGACCGGACGGGAAGCCGTACATTCCACCGACTTCGGTCAAAGGAATGCTGCGCTCAGCCTTTGAAGCGGTGACCAATTCGAGGTTTGGAGTGTTTCACAAAAACAGTGAACGGCTCGCATTTAGAATGGAAACAACTGAAGGCATATTTCTTATCCCAGCACAAATTATAAATGTAACTGATCAATTGCAAGTAAAGCTGTACACTGGAACATCCCACATCGGGAGCAAAGATGGTAAGGATGGCGTTCCCCAAGGCCCGCTTTACGCAGCCTGGTTGAAAAGATATGACTTCTCTTCAAAAGCGGTATCAAAAAATGCCTTGATCTATGCAACTAAAGGGCTTCCTGCTCATGGAGACCAAGTAGAGAGTTGGATTGAGAAATTTCAACACTACCGATGGGATAACAAGAAAAAAACACACATTCCAGATTTTAAGTATTGGAAGGTAAGGAAAATTGTTCCTCAAGGTATCTCCCCAGGTAATGCCCCCTCTTCTAGTATTGCAGGCAAAAAAGAAGACAGAAGATCGTTTCATGAGCCTTTAGGTGAAGATCTGATTCGAGTTTCTGGGATTGTCTGTATCACAAATAAAAATATTGACCGGAAACACGATGAACGAGTGTTCTTCTCAACAAACAAGCCTGAGTTGATTCTGCCTCTTCAAGGCAACATCAAAGATGCCTGGAAAAAACTCATAAAAGGATACCAGGAACTTCATGTCGAAGAACTGAAAACTGGACAAGTAGGACCCTCTGCACTCCAGAATTCGGTTTGGTCTCGGCATATTGCTGGAAATCAGTCAGAAACCGAATTGAAATCAGGTGACCTTTGCTATGCTCGGGTTGAAAAAGATGGGAACAGTTGGAAAATACTTGGGTTATACCCGGTGACCATCTCTCGTGATTTACACGAAGTTTCTCCAGCCAGTCTGTTACCCGAGTCACTGCATCCAGCAAAAGTCGAAAAGGAATTTTCTCCAGCAGATCGGGTCTTTGGCTGGGTCAACCAGAATGGTCAGGGCGCCTATCGAGGTCAGCTTCGGGTTGGTTTTGTCGAATGTACAACCTCAAATGCCCTTGAGTCTTTCATCAATGAAAACAGTTCGAACCGAACTTCTGACCCTGGGTTTCCACTCAATATTCTGGGACAGCCCAAACCCCAACAAGGACGATTTTATATCGCCAAAAATAAAGAAGGGGACGCTCAACTATCTGGCCAGGGAACCCGCAAAACAACTGGCTATGACAATGCTTCAAAAGGACTTCGCGGGCGAAAGGTTTATCCACATCACGCTGAGCTTCCAGAAAATCATTGGTCGGACCCAGTGACTGACAGAACACAGACGCCCACCAAAAATGCCAGCAGGCACGATGTCTATCAAGAATACCGCCGCTCATCAGGAAAAGAAGAACGTAACAACCAGAATCGCTCCATTCAAGGCTGGGTCAAGCCACAGACATGCTTTGAATTCGATATTCACCTGATGAATTTGTCGGAAGTTGAAGCCGGCGCTTTGTTGTGGTTATTGAATTTGCCCAAAAACCATTACCATCGTCTGGGCGGAGGAAAACCGTTCGGATTTGGAAGCCTTCGACTTGAATTGATCGAAACCGATCTCAAAACAGGAGCTGAATTATCCGCTCAGTACCAGGACCTGACCCGTCTTTCAAATCAGTCCAGCACTCCTTCTCTTCACCCTGAACCCTTGATTCAAAAATTTCAGGAAACCGTTCGGCAGGCATACGTCAAAGGAAACACACCATTTGAGGAAGTTGGATTTATTGCGGCTTTTCTTCGGGCCAGTCAGGGATTTTCGGATGGCTTGCCGCTTCACTATCCACGAGTTGAGGCCGCGCCGCTTCCTGACGGCGAGTCATATAAATGGTTTACGGCAAACAATCGTCCCGAGAACCGTCATTCGCTGCCTACCCTCATGATGGACAAAGGATTACCGATTTTACCTGAGAAGAAAAAATGA
- a CDS encoding TIGR03984 family CRISPR-associated protein has translation MTDTNSGTLWYWQSPQPVSLTQALSFLMSGKPLSTPLTALLYSPQACQFGVVDNQGNILGPDGKAIELQTVFEARAFGEIGELRWLQKHSGQGPAVFLTENKEFQCDGFNQPSPKEFYSTISQTYLLWGKSLNKPDLLPGWSLLAEARIGKLPVPVENLKPSERVQINAREYIAIEKPYGNAFVFEERLINLEVAQNVKK, from the coding sequence ATGACCGACACCAATTCTGGAACGCTCTGGTATTGGCAATCACCCCAACCGGTTTCCCTGACTCAGGCACTCTCCTTCCTGATGTCGGGGAAGCCTTTGTCCACCCCTTTGACGGCATTGCTCTATTCACCACAGGCGTGTCAGTTCGGGGTTGTTGATAACCAGGGAAATATCCTTGGGCCCGATGGAAAAGCGATTGAATTGCAGACCGTGTTTGAAGCCCGTGCCTTTGGTGAAATTGGCGAACTTCGCTGGCTGCAGAAACACTCAGGCCAGGGACCAGCAGTTTTCTTGACTGAAAATAAGGAATTTCAGTGCGATGGGTTTAACCAACCGTCTCCAAAAGAGTTTTATTCAACCATTTCCCAAACCTATTTGTTGTGGGGAAAGAGTCTGAACAAGCCAGATCTTTTGCCAGGATGGAGTTTGCTTGCCGAAGCACGAATTGGGAAATTGCCGGTGCCAGTGGAAAATCTCAAGCCGTCCGAACGAGTCCAGATCAATGCCCGCGAATACATTGCGATTGAAAAACCCTATGGCAATGCCTTTGTGTTCGAAGAACGCCTGATCAACCTGGAGGTCGCCCAAAATGTCAAAAAATAA